The Argiope bruennichi chromosome 9, qqArgBrue1.1, whole genome shotgun sequence genome contains a region encoding:
- the LOC129985195 gene encoding uncharacterized protein LOC129985195, whose product MDVQRKQMKYPYTYAAKIARFPYKFHWDNFWLPRFLVGSVILTFPFFLFIHRKVNTPENKAFWAEKHKQERQYHFH is encoded by the exons ATGGATGTTCAAAGAAAGCAGATGAAATATCCATATACTTATGCAGCTAAAATAGCTCGATTTCCATACAAGTTTCACTGGGACAACTTTTGGCTGCCTAGATTTCTAGTTGGAtcagtaattttaacttttccatTCTTCTTATTTATCCATAGGAAAG TTAATACACCCGAAAATAAGGCTTTCTGGGCTGAAAAGCACAAGCAAGAACGACAGT atcACTTCCATTGA
- the LOC129985281 gene encoding zinc finger protein 596-like: MDPSNMTYEMQQERPHGCEICGKRFKKGNQLRQHLIIHKPPDKRPYSCYICERTFNRSHHLKLHVIAHTKQSPYRCEICGRGCNQMSNLRRHLQTHESERNHACEYCGKTYVEETTLQKHLLKHTQKSVYQCDSCDKTFYKAGNLEKHALVHNTDRPYMCTICNKGFVRESSLKQHLATHTEDDPHSCDVCGRRFRRLGNFENHLITHTGYTPHVCDICGKKFLQVGSYRRHLRSHNEGLKEATRINLEGRNDTTMYLLQDDVDDGLEDDEDDGSNIMAPEISIREYDSENMILNTMEGETLMIGEPDGQGNVTVIGSACSMEDIQNLGGDGKEYYLIEVKDCTDNGEVEAKVFE, from the coding sequence ATGGATCCTAGCAACATGACATATGAAATGCAGCAAGAGAGACCGCATGGTTGTGAGATTTGCGGTAAAAGGTTTAAAAAAGGTAACCAACTTAGACAACATTTAATTATTCACAAACCACCAGATAAACGACCTTACAGCTGCTATATCTGTGAAAGAACTTTCAATAGATCTCATCATCTAAAGCTTCATGTGATTGCCCATACTAAACAAAGTCCTTATCGTTGTGAAATCTGTGGCAGGGGGTGCAACCAGATGAGTAATCTAAGACGTCATTTACAAACTCACGAGTCAGAAAGAAATCATGCCTGTGAATATTGTGGTAAAACCTATGTAGAAGAAACTActcttcaaaaacatttattaaaacacaCTCAAAAGAGTGTATACCAGTGCGATTCGTGtgataaaactttttacaaagctggaaatttagaaaaacatgcCTTAGTTCATAATACTGATCGGCCTTATATGTGTACAATATGTAATAAAGGCTTTGTTAGAGAAAGTAGTTTAAAGCAGCATCTGGCTACACATACTGAAGATGACCCACACAGTTGTGATGTGTGTGGACGACGGTTTAGACGCCTGggtaattttgaaaatcatttgatTACACATACTGGGTATACACCTCATGTTTGTGATATctgtggaaaaaaatttcttcaagttGGAAGTTACCGGCGTCATTTGCGTTCACATAATGAGGGTTTGAAAGAAGCAACTCGAATTAATCTTGAAGGGAGAAATGATACAACAATGTATTTATTGCAAGATGATGTTGATGATGGATTGGAAGATGATGAGGACGATGGTTCTAACATAATGGCACCTGAAATTTCCATCAGAGAATATGATAgtgaaaatatgatattaaatactatggAAGGTGAAACTTTAATGATTGGTGAGCCCGATGGTCAAGGGAATGTTACTGTCATAGGATCAGCATGTTCGATGGAAGATATTCAGAATTTAGGAGGTGATGGAAAAGAGtattatttaattgaagtaaaagaTTGTACAGATAATGGAGAAGTTGAAGCTAAAgtgtttgaataa